In a single window of the Labrus mixtus chromosome 20, fLabMix1.1, whole genome shotgun sequence genome:
- the arhgdig gene encoding rho GDP-dissociation inhibitor 3 gives MLGLDVCEFGGQVLELLWLTMCYRGVMANKKDLPIEDEEDERNLNYNPPAQKSLEEIQGLDKEDQSLVKYKQTLLGKLPVPTDLSVPNVQVTRLTLLCDTAPEPITMDLTGDLNALKEKTFILKEGVTYRLKIDFKVNREIVSGLKYHHVTCRKGITVEKVSHMVGSYGPKEKEHESVGPLDEAPIGMMSRGHYQVKSRFIDDDKIVYLAWDWNLDIKKDWD, from the exons ATGCTGGGATTGGACGTGTGTGAGTTCGGGGGTCAGgtgctggagctgctgtggctTACTATGTGCTACAGAG GTGTGATGGCTAACAAGAAGGATTTACCAattgaggatgaggaggacgaGAGAAATTTGAACTACAACCCCCCTGCCCAGAAGTCTTTGGAGGAGATCCAGGGACTGGACAAAGAGGACCAGAGTCTGGTCAAGTACAAGCAGACCCTGCTGGGGAAGTTACCTGTGCCTACAG ACCTCTCTGTACCTAACGTCCAGGTGACCAGACTTACCCTGCTGTGTGACACTGCTCCTGAACCAATCACCATGgacctgacag GAGACCTGAACGCTCTGAAGGAGAAGACCTTTATCTTAAAGGAAGGAGTGACATACAGACTAAAGATAGACTTCAAG gtgaacagagagATTGTTTCTGGCTTGAAGTACCATCATGTTACCTGCAGAAAAGGAATTACCG TGGAAAAGGTGTCGCACATGGTGGGAAGTTATGGCCCTAAGGAGAAGGAGCACGAGTCTGTGGGCCCGCTTGATGAAGCCCCCATAGGCATGATGTCCCGAGGTCACTATCAGGTCAAGTCCCGCTTCATTGACGACGACAAGATTGTCTACTTGGCATGGGATTGGAACTTAGACATCAAGAAGGACTGGGATTAA